The following are encoded in a window of Bacillus xiapuensis genomic DNA:
- the copZ gene encoding copper chaperone CopZ — protein sequence MKEIIKVQGMSCNHCVNAIEGSVGKLAGVSSVKVNLSKGEVAVEFDESQTKLAQIKETIEDQGYDLA from the coding sequence ATGAAAGAAATCATAAAAGTACAAGGAATGTCTTGCAATCATTGTGTCAATGCCATTGAAGGAAGCGTGGGCAAATTGGCTGGTGTATCTTCGGTTAAGGTCAACCTGAGTAAAGGGGAAGTAGCGGTTGAGTTTGACGAAAGCCAGACAAAGTTAGCCCAGATAAAAGAAACCATTGAAGATCAAGGATA